AGCCTGGATATCCTCGCGGATGCGGGGATTCAAGATGCCGATGTCATTGCTGCAGTAACGGGAAAGGATGAAGTTAACCTCGTCATCTGCCAGCTGGCGAGGCGCAAATTCGGTGTCCCCCGGACCGTGGCGCGGGTCAACAACCCGAAAAACCAGAGGGCTCTGGAATTGCTGGGCGTAGACGTTGCCGTGAGCAGCACTGCGGTGATCGCCCACTTCATCGAGGAGAGCCTGGCGCGCTGGCACTGGAAAACTCTCTTGACCTTCCACCGGGGTAACATGCACATTGTGGAGGTTGAACTGGATCCTCATTCCCCGTCTGTGGGAAAAAAGGTGGAAGAACTCGAACTCCCACATGATTGTGTTTTGGTAACAGTAATACGGGGGCATGATGTACTGATTCCCAGGGGCAGTACTTCGCTTCAGGTGGGTGATGAAATTTTGGCGGTAACCCGCTCCGATACCCAGTTTGAGCTTGTTGAAAAACTTACCGGCAAAAAGCCGCATGGTCTTTTGCGTAAAGAATTAAACCGGATGGGGGCAGTCTTGCGTGGCAGAAAACCAGTCCGCTAAAAGGGCCAGGGGAGTCTTTTCTCCTTTTAACATTTTCATTGGGATTTTAACCGAATTGGGAGGGGTTGCCCTCCTGGTAGGGTTCGGTTTGTTGATCAGCTGGCTGGTGAAGGGCTTGTGAGGTTCCGGCGTTTGAAACTGGATTTTCAGGTGATTATTTATTACACAGCCCGGATTCTTATGGGACTGGCAGCGCTCATGGTAATTCCGCTCATCACGGCTTTGTTTTTTCAGGAGTGGAACATTGCGCTGGACTTCCTGATCGGCATTTTTTTGTCTTTAATTACAGCATACACGCTCACCCTGATTACATCCTCGGAGGCTTACAAATCAAAACTTTCCTGGGTTGATGGCCTAGTAGCAGTTACCGTGGCCTGGCTGCTCGGGATGATCCTTGCTGCTGTACCGTACTATTTAAGCGGTTTTTACGGTTCTTTTCTCGATGCAACCTTTGATGTGATGAGCGGCTTAACCACCACCGGTTTGGTGCTGATTCAAGATCTTGATCACGTACCTTACGGAATTAACATGTGGCGACACCTCCTCAGCTTTCTTGGCGGGCAGGGAATGGTCGTCCTCGCCCTTACCTTTCTTTTTCGCGACATTTCTGGAGCTTTTAAACTGTATGTAGGGGAAGCGAAAGATGAGCAGCTTCTTCCCAACGCAAAAAATACGGCGCGGGTGATCTGGTTCATCAGCATTATTTACCTGCTCATCGGCACCTTTATCTTCTGGGTAGCCGGGTTGTACATAGGATTATCGCCGCTCAGGTCCTTCTTCCACGGTTTGTGGGTTTTTATGGCGGCCTGGAGCACAGGGGGCTTCGCGCCCCAAAGCCAGAATATTCTATATTACCACAGCACCCTCTACGAACTGGTGACTGTTTTATTTTTTACCGTGGGGTCGTTTAACTTTGCCCTCCACTATACAATCTGGCGGGCAAACAGACGAGAAATCTTCCGGAATCTGGAGGTCATTTCTTTCTTTATTACCGTTAATCTTCTTTTTTCCTTCACCGCCGGGGGATTGGCTCAGTCAGATGTTTATACCAGTTTTTGGGACATCTTTCGCAAGGGGTACTATCATCTTATTTCCGGCCATACAACAACAGGGTTTATGACGGTTTATGCTTCTCAATTCCAGGGGTGGAGCGACCTCGCTCTTTTAGGTTTAATTATTTCCATGCTTTTTGGGGCGAGTGCCTGTTCTACGGCGGGTGGTTTTAAGGCCCTCCGGATCGGGATTATCTGGCATACCTTAATCCGAGAGGTTAAACGGGTGATCAACCCTGAGCGGGCCGTAGTAACCGAGAAGTTTCATCACTTGCGGGATGTTATCCTGGAGGAGCGACACATGCGAAGCGCCCTCCTGGTTGTTATTCTTTATATCACTACGTTTACGATTACCACCGTGGCAAGTGTTGCCTCCGGCTACCCCCTGATACACTCCATGTTTGAGGCTGCTTCTGCAACCGGAAACGTGGGCCTGAGCATCGGGGTTGTCGCGCCTTCGATGCCCGGCTTGCTCAAAGTCCTTTACATTTTGGTGATGTGGGTGGGACGCCTAGAATTTATGGCAGTTCTGGCAGGAGTGGCCTTTATTATTGAGACTTTAAGGAGGAAGTAATGAAGCGCCTGATCAAGCTGACGATTGGATTTGTTTTTATGTGCTACTTTACTGGATGGATTACGCATCCGCGTTTGGTTTTGGCCGCACCTGTCTCAAGTACCGACCTCCTTGGCTATGGAAGCAAGTACCAGGGTAAACTTATTAAATTTGAAGGGGAAGTGGTCGGAGATCTGATGAAACGCGGCGAATATACCTGGGTACCCGTCAGCGATGGCCTCAATACGATAGGTATTTGGGCGCCTTCATCATATGCAGAAAAGATTAAATATACGGGAAGTTACCGTTACCGGGGGGACATGGTAGTAATATCCGGTATCTTCCACGAGACTTGCCCTCAACATGGAGGGGAATTAGACATTCACGCAAAGAGTCTCGAGATTAAGCAGCGAGGTTACCGGATTTCTTACCCTTTGAACCGGTTTCGTATTTTTTGTGCCGGAATCCTTGGTTTTTTCAGCTTGATTCTTTTTTTGGCAAACCGTTTCAGGGCGAGAAACCTTTCCTGAAAATAAAATCAATAAAGCTGGGGTTCTTTGAGGATCTTCTTGATCAGTTATGTTTTTTAGGATATAATTAAGCGGACGGTAAGTGAATTTAAACATAATATTCTGCGGGCGCGTAGCTCAGTGGGAGAGCACCTCCTTGACGCGGAGGGGGCCGCAGGTTCAATCCCTGCCGCGC
The nucleotide sequence above comes from Bacillota bacterium. Encoded proteins:
- a CDS encoding DNA-binding protein → MKRLIKLTIGFVFMCYFTGWITHPRLVLAAPVSSTDLLGYGSKYQGKLIKFEGEVVGDLMKRGEYTWVPVSDGLNTIGIWAPSSYAEKIKYTGSYRYRGDMVVISGIFHETCPQHGGELDIHAKSLEIKQRGYRISYPLNRFRIFCAGILGFFSLILFLANRFRARNLS
- a CDS encoding TrkH family potassium uptake protein gives rise to the protein MKLDFQVIIYYTARILMGLAALMVIPLITALFFQEWNIALDFLIGIFLSLITAYTLTLITSSEAYKSKLSWVDGLVAVTVAWLLGMILAAVPYYLSGFYGSFLDATFDVMSGLTTTGLVLIQDLDHVPYGINMWRHLLSFLGGQGMVVLALTFLFRDISGAFKLYVGEAKDEQLLPNAKNTARVIWFISIIYLLIGTFIFWVAGLYIGLSPLRSFFHGLWVFMAAWSTGGFAPQSQNILYYHSTLYELVTVLFFTVGSFNFALHYTIWRANRREIFRNLEVISFFITVNLLFSFTAGGLAQSDVYTSFWDIFRKGYYHLISGHTTTGFMTVYASQFQGWSDLALLGLIISMLFGASACSTAGGFKALRIGIIWHTLIREVKRVINPERAVVTEKFHHLRDVILEERHMRSALLVVILYITTFTITTVASVASGYPLIHSMFEAASATGNVGLSIGVVAPSMPGLLKVLYILVMWVGRLEFMAVLAGVAFIIETLRRK
- a CDS encoding TrkA family potassium uptake protein, with translation MKVLVAGGGKVGYYLVKTLLDEGHEVSLVERDEGICQNIASELDVLVINGDATSLDILADAGIQDADVIAAVTGKDEVNLVICQLARRKFGVPRTVARVNNPKNQRALELLGVDVAVSSTAVIAHFIEESLARWHWKTLLTFHRGNMHIVEVELDPHSPSVGKKVEELELPHDCVLVTVIRGHDVLIPRGSTSLQVGDEILAVTRSDTQFELVEKLTGKKPHGLLRKELNRMGAVLRGRKPVR